One Pyrofollis japonicus DNA window includes the following coding sequences:
- the aspS gene encoding aspartate--tRNA(Asn) ligase has translation MLALRLSERKYVAEVLAEGKIGEKYVVAGWVDTIRVHGKLVFIILRDRTGKMQLVVKKNVSEHAWELARKLTVESVIGAKGTLVESKAALGGKEIVVEELVVYSKAEPLPIDIKDHTKTTLAKRLDWRFLDLRNPRNQLIFLVEAEMSKAARDFFYSNGFVEIYTSKIVGAATEGGAEVFSIVYFDKPAFLAQSPQLYKQMGVISGFEKVFEIGPAFRAEPHHTTRHLTEYTSVDFEMGFIDSFEDVMKVAERAVLSMIQRAIDKYGKKVNEYFPSALQEVPKDIPRISIREAYKLLKREGIHVEEGDDLSSEAERKLGEIVLREYGSPLVFVTEYPWKVRPFYTMRKEDEPEWTYSFDLLFRGLEIATGGQREHRYEVLIKQLEEKGLNPKNFEWYLAMFRYGAPPHGGAGIGLERVVMQYLGLSNIREARLLPRDPERLVP, from the coding sequence GTGTTGGCTCTAAGGCTCTCTGAGCGAAAATATGTCGCAGAGGTATTGGCTGAGGGAAAGATTGGAGAGAAATACGTTGTAGCAGGATGGGTTGACACTATCCGCGTCCACGGCAAGCTAGTATTCATTATCTTAAGGGATAGGACCGGAAAGATGCAACTAGTTGTTAAAAAGAACGTATCAGAACATGCATGGGAACTTGCAAGAAAGCTCACCGTTGAGAGTGTTATCGGCGCCAAAGGCACACTTGTAGAAAGTAAGGCTGCACTAGGAGGTAAGGAAATAGTTGTTGAAGAACTAGTTGTTTATTCAAAAGCCGAGCCGCTTCCCATCGATATAAAGGATCATACAAAGACCACCCTGGCAAAAAGGCTTGATTGGCGATTCCTTGACCTACGTAATCCTAGAAATCAACTAATATTTCTAGTTGAAGCAGAAATGTCGAAAGCAGCGCGTGACTTCTTTTATAGCAATGGCTTTGTCGAGATATATACATCAAAAATTGTTGGAGCAGCGACAGAGGGTGGGGCAGAAGTATTTAGCATAGTCTATTTCGACAAGCCAGCTTTCCTCGCACAGTCTCCACAGCTATATAAGCAGATGGGCGTAATATCAGGGTTCGAGAAAGTATTCGAGATAGGACCCGCGTTCAGAGCCGAACCGCATCATACGACAAGGCATCTCACAGAATACACCAGTGTCGACTTTGAAATGGGCTTCATAGATAGCTTTGAAGATGTCATGAAGGTTGCGGAAAGAGCTGTGCTCTCTATGATCCAGCGCGCGATCGACAAGTACGGTAAGAAGGTAAATGAGTACTTCCCGTCGGCCCTCCAAGAGGTTCCAAAGGATATTCCAAGGATTAGCATAAGAGAGGCCTATAAGCTACTAAAACGTGAAGGCATTCATGTAGAGGAAGGCGATGATCTCAGCAGTGAAGCCGAGAGAAAACTTGGAGAGATAGTGCTACGTGAATATGGTAGTCCCCTAGTCTTTGTAACAGAGTATCCCTGGAAGGTACGCCCATTCTACACCATGAGGAAAGAAGATGAGCCTGAATGGACCTATAGCTTCGACTTGTTGTTCAGAGGGCTAGAAATAGCGACAGGCGGGCAGCGTGAGCACAGATACGAGGTATTAATTAAACAACTCGAAGAGAAAGGCCTAAACCCGAAGAACTTTGAGTGGTACCTTGCAATGTTCCGATACGGTGCTCCGCCTCATGGAGGTGCCGGTATAGGATTAGAACGTGTAGTTATGCAGTACCTAGGTCTGTCAAATATACGTGAAGCAAGGCTCTTGCCAAGAGACCCTGAAAGATTAGTACCATAA
- a CDS encoding TIGR04053 family radical SAM/SPASM domain-containing protein, whose amino-acid sequence MHGRDSWPFDEKPLLVFWETTKACMLACKHCRASAILKPLPGELSTDEGKKLIDDIAEFGKPSPILVFTGGDPLMRKDIWELVDYALSKGIRVALAPAVTELLGKSIDIIADKKLSVSISLDGSRPEIHDNIRGIKGHFQKTINILKLMVEKGIRVQVNTAVMRDNVEDLADIAKLLADIGIKTWEVFYLIPVGRAQKELDLTPQEWEDVSNFLFDVSKYGIVVRTTEGPMFRRIALTRLLLESMGVDYRKVMKLGPLYEKLERRLRELLGEPRTKPMVSTVGTRDGKGIIFVAYDGTVYPSGFMPYPLGNVRSKSLVEIYRENPVLKKIRAAEFKGRCGVCEFRDICGGSRARAYVLKADPLGEDPACPYEPGEFTKLVEKLGADIQKYKSIIQGLELVLPLKPRQEG is encoded by the coding sequence ATGCATGGCAGAGACTCATGGCCATTTGACGAGAAGCCGCTGCTTGTATTCTGGGAAACAACTAAGGCATGCATGCTTGCATGTAAACACTGTCGTGCCTCTGCTATACTAAAACCTCTGCCTGGAGAATTGAGTACAGATGAAGGGAAGAAACTCATAGACGATATAGCTGAATTCGGCAAACCAAGTCCAATTCTCGTCTTTACTGGCGGAGACCCCCTAATGCGAAAAGACATATGGGAGTTAGTGGACTATGCTCTCAGCAAGGGAATTAGAGTTGCTCTTGCACCAGCTGTAACAGAGCTTCTGGGAAAATCCATTGACATAATTGCAGACAAGAAGCTAAGTGTCAGCATAAGCCTCGACGGAAGTAGGCCCGAAATACACGACAATATAAGAGGAATAAAGGGTCATTTTCAAAAAACAATCAACATTCTGAAATTGATGGTTGAGAAAGGTATACGTGTACAAGTCAATACAGCGGTAATGCGGGATAACGTAGAGGACCTAGCAGATATAGCAAAGCTCCTAGCCGACATCGGAATAAAGACTTGGGAAGTATTCTACCTAATACCGGTTGGACGTGCCCAAAAGGAACTTGATCTAACGCCCCAAGAATGGGAGGATGTCAGTAACTTCTTATTCGATGTCTCAAAATACGGAATTGTTGTCAGGACAACCGAGGGTCCAATGTTTAGAAGAATAGCGCTGACGAGGCTCCTACTTGAAAGTATGGGTGTTGATTATCGCAAAGTAATGAAGCTTGGTCCTCTCTACGAGAAGCTTGAGAGAAGACTAAGAGAGCTCTTAGGCGAGCCCCGCACAAAGCCTATGGTGTCTACTGTTGGGACGCGTGACGGAAAAGGCATAATATTTGTGGCATATGACGGAACTGTTTATCCTAGCGGATTCATGCCTTACCCCCTAGGCAATGTTAGGAGTAAAAGCCTAGTAGAGATATACCGTGAGAATCCTGTTCTCAAAAAGATACGCGCAGCAGAATTTAAAGGAAGGTGTGGTGTTTGCGAATTTAGAGATATCTGTGGCGGTAGCAGGGCCAGAGCATATGTGCTTAAAGCTGACCCGCTGGGCGAGGACCCGGCATGCCCGTACGAGCCCGGAGAATTTACCAAGCTGGTAGAAAAACTAGGTGCTGATATCCAAAAATACAAGTCGATTATTCAAGGACTAGAGTTAGTTCTTCCTCTTAAGCCTAGACAGGAGGGCTGA
- a CDS encoding Lrp/AsnC family transcriptional regulator yields the protein MDELTKKLLMELQYKFPLNPRPFSVVGERLGISEDEIIEHLKRLKEQGILKRIGFYVNYKAYRQVAALVAFRTDNPDELNKLILREFITTHSYIRNHPYYNLWVVVRDKGREIIKEKITRIAEQGKADFVILWSKKVYRLSVKYDLYRGTSWAGPYSVIKENPPTPSELGLSTELVSGFRSLPITKRPYKNLAEKHGISEEELVKIVAMLLEKGVLGDPGAALDGHKAGFTYNAMVVMEPRASEHETCKWIIDNIPEATHVVLREPWPPGKWRHVCYMMIHAKDSSLLKPVYEKIEKSPLIKDYLPIISLRDLLPGVIR from the coding sequence ATGGACGAACTTACTAAGAAGTTGTTAATGGAGCTTCAGTATAAGTTCCCTTTAAATCCTAGACCATTTAGCGTTGTAGGTGAAAGGCTAGGGATAAGCGAGGATGAAATAATAGAGCACCTCAAACGCCTCAAGGAGCAAGGCATATTGAAGCGAATAGGCTTCTACGTGAACTATAAGGCGTATAGACAAGTCGCTGCGCTTGTAGCATTCAGAACAGACAATCCTGACGAGCTTAATAAGTTAATACTTAGAGAATTCATAACTACACATAGCTACATACGAAACCATCCGTACTACAACCTATGGGTCGTTGTAAGAGATAAGGGTCGTGAAATTATTAAAGAAAAAATCACAAGGATCGCAGAGCAGGGTAAAGCTGACTTCGTCATCTTGTGGAGCAAGAAAGTCTACCGACTCAGTGTCAAATATGACTTGTACCGAGGCACCAGCTGGGCTGGACCATATAGTGTGATAAAAGAGAACCCTCCAACTCCGAGCGAGCTCGGATTAAGCACCGAGCTTGTAAGCGGCTTCCGTTCGCTTCCAATAACGAAGCGGCCATATAAAAATCTGGCAGAAAAGCATGGAATAAGTGAAGAAGAACTAGTAAAAATAGTTGCTATGCTTCTTGAGAAAGGAGTTCTAGGTGATCCCGGTGCAGCCTTAGATGGACATAAGGCAGGCTTTACCTATAATGCAATGGTAGTTATGGAGCCCCGTGCTAGCGAGCACGAAACATGTAAGTGGATTATAGACAATATTCCCGAAGCAACTCACGTTGTCCTTCGGGAGCCTTGGCCGCCGGGCAAGTGGAGACATGTCTGCTATATGATGATTCACGCTAAAGATTCTAGCTTGTTGAAACCAGTTTACGAAAAAATCGAGAAAAGCCCACTAATAAAAGACTATTTACCCATTATTAGTCTAAGAGATCTCCTTCCTGGAGTAATTAGATAG
- a CDS encoding radical SAM/SPASM domain-containing protein has product MIPVTVMVTGKGTVSTRIKGHYGPRKPSRFSDILRPIVFWNITYKCNLRCIHCYISAGLYDDRYELSTDEARRVAEEMVKIGIPLVILSGGEPLVRKDFWDIVEPMANKQRPKLSLSTNGTLITRDVAQQLASYGFVYVGVSIDSIIPARHDEFRGVKGAFEAAVKGIKNAIDAGIDVGIRTTITKYNVDEVPDILKWAHDNGIRRVSLYILDTVGRGAFIKDLLPSHEQLRKLASTLIEEARKYADEMEILIVRAQFLGIYIASLLARNREEFLQYLRMLDAQGNCGRKSVSIYPDGEVKPCQFIDWVSLGNVREKPLSEILTPSNPNLKPFINIEKYLRGQRCGKCPFRRICGGGSRGRALALTGDEWGDDPLCFIDYSEIAKKYGISEEELL; this is encoded by the coding sequence GTGATACCCGTAACCGTAATGGTGACAGGCAAAGGAACCGTATCCACGCGCATAAAGGGGCACTACGGTCCACGAAAGCCGTCAAGATTCAGCGACATTTTACGCCCCATAGTGTTCTGGAATATCACCTACAAGTGCAATCTGCGCTGCATCCACTGCTACATAAGCGCTGGCCTATACGATGATCGATACGAGCTATCAACAGATGAGGCAAGAAGAGTTGCAGAGGAAATGGTCAAGATAGGGATACCACTTGTCATACTCTCTGGAGGCGAGCCCTTAGTAAGAAAGGACTTCTGGGATATAGTTGAGCCCATGGCGAATAAGCAACGGCCAAAGCTATCACTGAGCACTAATGGAACACTCATAACGCGTGACGTTGCGCAACAACTGGCATCGTATGGATTCGTCTATGTAGGTGTTTCAATAGATAGTATAATTCCTGCCCGTCATGACGAATTTCGCGGAGTAAAGGGTGCGTTCGAGGCAGCAGTTAAGGGGATAAAGAACGCAATAGATGCCGGTATCGATGTCGGAATAAGAACAACAATAACTAAATATAACGTAGACGAGGTGCCGGACATACTAAAATGGGCCCATGATAACGGGATAAGAAGGGTGAGCCTATACATACTCGATACAGTTGGTAGGGGTGCTTTCATTAAAGACCTACTACCGAGTCACGAACAGTTAAGGAAGCTTGCATCAACACTGATAGAGGAAGCACGAAAATACGCAGATGAGATGGAGATTCTAATAGTACGTGCACAGTTCCTAGGCATTTACATAGCCTCGTTGCTTGCCAGGAATAGAGAGGAGTTTCTCCAATATCTTAGAATGCTAGACGCACAGGGTAACTGTGGAAGAAAAAGCGTAAGCATTTACCCGGACGGAGAGGTAAAGCCGTGCCAATTCATAGACTGGGTAAGCCTAGGCAATGTTAGAGAGAAACCGCTCTCCGAAATACTAACGCCGAGCAATCCTAACCTTAAGCCATTCATAAATATCGAGAAATACCTTAGAGGACAGCGCTGCGGCAAATGTCCATTCCGGCGTATATGCGGTGGAGGCAGTAGAGGAAGAGCGCTTGCGCTTACAGGGGACGAGTGGGGCGACGATCCGCTGTGCTTTATAGACTATAGTGAAATAGCGAAAAAGTACGGCATATCGGAAGAGGAACTGCTATAA
- a CDS encoding 5-formyltetrahydrofolate cyclo-ligase, translated as MSSKSRTREVKDSIRKRIWRLLEERGVARFPRPVYGRIPNFEGAEKAAYRLASLEEWKRARIIKVNPDSPQKWVRLLALKQGKLVVMATPRLREGFILLDPGKIPPAMYEKAATIRGAFQLGRKIGIEELKRLGGIDFIVSGSVAVDMQGHRIGKGEGYAEIEYAIMRELGLVTDSTPIATTVHDLQVLSEPIPRDPYDLTVDYIVTPTRIIKVESREERPKGILWELLSCEKFREIPLLRELAERKGVKKPC; from the coding sequence ATGTCCAGCAAGTCTAGAACCAGAGAGGTCAAAGACTCTATAAGAAAAAGAATATGGAGACTACTTGAAGAAAGAGGCGTTGCAAGGTTTCCGCGCCCAGTATATGGCAGAATACCAAATTTCGAAGGAGCGGAAAAGGCTGCTTATAGGCTTGCAAGCCTAGAGGAGTGGAAGAGAGCTAGGATTATCAAAGTTAATCCCGACTCGCCCCAAAAATGGGTAAGACTGCTTGCGCTCAAGCAAGGTAAGCTAGTAGTCATGGCTACACCGAGGCTGCGCGAAGGCTTTATTCTCCTCGATCCCGGGAAAATACCTCCAGCAATGTATGAAAAAGCAGCAACTATTCGAGGAGCATTCCAGCTCGGCAGAAAGATAGGAATCGAGGAGCTGAAGAGGCTTGGCGGCATAGATTTCATCGTATCGGGCTCCGTTGCTGTAGACATGCAGGGCCACAGAATCGGGAAGGGAGAAGGCTATGCAGAGATAGAGTACGCAATAATGCGGGAACTAGGACTAGTAACAGACTCAACACCCATAGCAACAACAGTTCATGATCTACAAGTGCTTAGTGAGCCTATACCTCGAGACCCGTACGACCTTACTGTAGATTATATTGTTACACCTACTAGAATCATTAAGGTTGAATCAAGAGAGGAAAGACCAAAGGGTATACTATGGGAATTGCTTAGCTGTGAAAAGTTCAGAGAAATACCGCTCCTTAGAGAGCTTGCTGAGAGAAAAGGCGTTAAGAAACCGTGCTAG
- a CDS encoding restriction endonuclease, with protein MSGLKELSGKRRWHASERIAFRLLEEMGYRIIETHKRIVIDDVEVGEVDAIAIGPDNEYYAVEVKAGRLDVHGVRQVYSNAKLLGMKPLAICKGFADDAAKIVAEKLGVKVIELSDVFLVDAEELEEIVYGASFEAFSEAIRILLDPTIKPRTEYLDYIKAIASTDSIHEASRLLNKDVKEVVGVVAWLRSLSPLARRGGYRSIRLLALLLLARYRLQGLIETLENDIERLNSLLSKLGV; from the coding sequence TTGTCAGGGCTTAAGGAGCTCAGTGGCAAACGTAGATGGCATGCAAGTGAACGAATCGCCTTTAGGTTACTAGAGGAAATGGGATACCGCATTATTGAGACACATAAGAGAATCGTTATTGATGATGTTGAGGTAGGCGAGGTTGATGCCATAGCTATAGGTCCAGATAACGAGTATTATGCCGTTGAGGTTAAAGCTGGACGGTTAGATGTACATGGTGTAAGGCAAGTCTATAGTAATGCAAAGCTCCTTGGAATGAAGCCTCTTGCTATTTGTAAGGGATTCGCCGACGACGCTGCAAAGATTGTTGCCGAGAAACTAGGGGTAAAAGTTATTGAGCTTAGCGATGTGTTTCTCGTAGATGCCGAGGAATTAGAAGAAATAGTTTATGGGGCTTCGTTCGAAGCCTTCTCAGAGGCGATTCGTATCTTACTTGACCCCACCATAAAGCCGAGAACAGAGTACCTAGACTATATTAAAGCAATTGCATCCACAGATTCGATCCATGAGGCTTCCCGCCTGCTCAACAAGGATGTGAAAGAGGTTGTCGGAGTAGTTGCTTGGCTTCGTTCACTTTCACCTCTTGCAAGGAGAGGAGGATACCGCTCCATACGCTTACTTGCACTCTTGCTCCTAGCTAGATATAGGCTTCAAGGCCTTATTGAAACCCTTGAAAACGATATTGAAAGACTTAATTCACTTTTATCAAAACTCGGTGTCTAA
- a CDS encoding deoxyhypusine synthase, with amino-acid sequence MKADREEFLKEPVSDVKVTKSMSITDLIEAYNKIHGFMAGHLVRAIEILRKCLQDSDLRVISFTANLVATGLRGIFTQLIEKGVFNLVVTTCGTIDHDIARSFGGTYYKGYFEADDRMLRDLEIHRLGNVFIPVENYGPLIEKVVYSTLDELDRNKEWAIYEILDEIGKRTNDENSILRAAHLHGVPIIVPGYLDGAFGTALFTYTQIHKDLHVNPFKDEEVMAEKFFHSKKATALIIGGGISKHHTIWWAQFREGLDCAVYLTTAVEYDGSLSGAHPREAISWGKIRPEANHVVVYGDATILLPILTAAIIE; translated from the coding sequence GTGAAGGCTGATAGGGAGGAATTCTTAAAGGAGCCGGTAAGTGATGTGAAGGTAACAAAGTCAATGAGCATAACAGATCTAATAGAAGCTTATAATAAAATACACGGGTTTATGGCTGGCCATCTCGTTAGAGCAATAGAGATTCTACGAAAATGCCTTCAAGACTCAGATCTAAGAGTAATATCATTTACCGCAAACCTGGTGGCCACCGGGCTGCGCGGCATCTTTACCCAACTTATTGAGAAAGGTGTATTCAACCTAGTAGTTACTACATGCGGTACAATAGATCACGATATTGCAAGATCCTTTGGTGGAACGTATTATAAAGGCTATTTTGAAGCTGATGATCGCATGCTTAGGGATCTTGAAATACACAGGCTAGGCAATGTGTTTATACCGGTAGAAAACTATGGGCCTCTTATCGAGAAGGTTGTATATAGTACGCTTGACGAGCTTGACCGTAATAAAGAATGGGCTATATATGAGATATTAGATGAGATAGGGAAGAGAACTAACGACGAGAATAGTATTTTGAGGGCTGCGCATCTGCACGGTGTACCAATAATAGTTCCAGGTTACCTTGACGGCGCATTTGGCACAGCACTATTTACTTATACACAGATACATAAGGATTTACATGTAAACCCGTTTAAGGACGAGGAAGTAATGGCGGAGAAATTCTTTCACTCAAAGAAGGCAACAGCCCTAATAATAGGTGGAGGGATTAGCAAGCATCACACAATATGGTGGGCACAGTTTAGGGAAGGCTTAGATTGCGCAGTATATCTTACAACAGCAGTAGAATATGACGGAAGCCTCAGTGGAGCCCATCCCAGGGAGGCCATTAGCTGGGGCAAGATAAGGCCGGAGGCAAACCATGTGGTAGTATACGGCGATGCTACGATATTATTGCCGATACTCACGGCCGCAATCATCGAGTGA
- a CDS encoding class I SAM-dependent methyltransferase, producing the protein MRFAGIFAVLPLAEIGSYDVPWVPTRMKLIDHIMRVARVGEGDVFFDLGCGDGRVAVEAARRGARAVCVEIRKDLIEKAKENARRAGVKDLIEFINDSFFNVDLSKATVVYMYLLTRINAALRPKLELELRPGTRVITLDFEIPGWRPVHIEKHYIGGLLRTIYLYVSGISYKPLITR; encoded by the coding sequence ATGAGATTTGCAGGAATCTTCGCAGTTCTACCGCTTGCTGAGATAGGGTCATATGACGTACCATGGGTTCCTACACGCATGAAGCTAATTGACCATATAATGAGGGTTGCGCGTGTTGGTGAAGGTGACGTTTTCTTTGACTTGGGCTGCGGTGATGGCAGAGTTGCAGTTGAGGCTGCGCGACGGGGAGCAAGAGCGGTATGTGTTGAGATTCGTAAGGATTTAATCGAGAAGGCTAAGGAAAATGCGAGAAGAGCAGGAGTTAAAGACTTAATTGAATTTATAAATGATAGCTTCTTTAACGTAGACTTATCGAAGGCAACTGTGGTCTATATGTACTTATTAACGAGGATAAACGCGGCCTTAAGGCCTAAGCTCGAGCTAGAACTGAGGCCAGGAACGCGAGTAATTACACTTGATTTCGAGATACCAGGATGGCGGCCTGTGCACATCGAAAAACACTATATAGGAGGACTCCTTAGGACAATATATCTATACGTATCAGGAATAAGTTATAAACCGTTAATCACTCGATGA
- a CDS encoding class I SAM-dependent methyltransferase, producing MQVRRASSRVLVDNIWLCIIRDIESIVDVYRRMNKIMSLGLDNKVRREAIEKMCFSIKKHYYSSSRRQPIIIDVGSGPGDSIEKIFELCWDTPGYVIAVDPSSKLLSNIPSSALCDKVVGVAENLPIRNKSVKGVSSFYAARDFKNLDEALQEFIRVIDNGVIAVGDIFLPDNIIYRGLVRMWICLIVPVLALVFATRRWRHYLGLCNSIRGWISAKKLKELLITYGDGGITSIGVKEFVLGGLGYVVARVRKAK from the coding sequence ATGCAAGTGCGGAGGGCTTCAAGCCGCGTACTTGTTGACAATATATGGCTTTGCATAATACGTGACATCGAATCAATAGTTGACGTTTATCGGCGCATGAACAAGATAATGTCTCTAGGTCTAGACAACAAGGTTCGTAGAGAAGCAATAGAGAAGATGTGCTTCAGTATAAAGAAGCACTACTATAGTTCCAGTAGGAGACAACCAATAATCATAGATGTGGGCTCTGGACCAGGAGACTCGATTGAAAAAATATTTGAATTATGTTGGGATACGCCGGGCTATGTAATAGCGGTTGACCCGTCCTCTAAACTACTTAGTAATATACCGTCAAGCGCTCTATGTGATAAGGTTGTCGGTGTAGCTGAAAATCTACCTATTAGGAACAAGAGTGTTAAAGGAGTCTCCTCTTTCTACGCTGCACGCGATTTTAAGAATCTTGACGAGGCGCTACAAGAGTTTATACGAGTAATTGATAATGGTGTGATAGCAGTAGGTGACATCTTCTTACCCGATAATATTATCTATAGAGGCCTCGTAAGGATGTGGATATGCTTAATTGTTCCCGTACTTGCACTTGTGTTTGCAACTAGGAGATGGAGGCACTATCTAGGCCTATGTAATAGCATTAGGGGATGGATTAGTGCCAAGAAACTCAAGGAACTATTGATAACCTACGGTGATGGGGGTATAACTAGTATCGGTGTAAAGGAGTTCGTATTGGGTGGTCTAGGATATGTCGTTGCACGAGTCAGAAAAGCTAAGTAA
- a CDS encoding UbiX family flavin prenyltransferase encodes MSLHESEKLSKVVVAITGASGIVYGLRLVKILSNNGLLDGVIYTRSAVAVAKHEEGIDLENLLKKFTRRVYSEDRWDAPYASSSNTPGALVIAPCSMNTLAKIANGIQDNLVTRAANSVLRLKRRLVLVIRETPLGIAEIENMLKAAIRGAVILPASPGFYTKPKSIDDLINFIVGKVLDVLNLEHNLYKRWGE; translated from the coding sequence ATGTCGTTGCACGAGTCAGAAAAGCTAAGTAAGGTTGTGGTCGCAATTACCGGTGCTAGTGGAATAGTATATGGACTTAGGCTAGTCAAAATACTAAGCAATAATGGCCTCCTCGATGGAGTTATATACACACGTAGTGCTGTTGCCGTAGCGAAGCATGAGGAGGGAATAGATCTAGAGAATCTGCTTAAGAAGTTTACCCGTAGAGTCTACTCTGAGGATAGATGGGATGCTCCTTATGCAAGCAGCAGTAATACCCCTGGAGCATTGGTAATTGCCCCTTGCAGTATGAACACGTTAGCAAAGATAGCAAACGGGATTCAAGATAACCTCGTTACACGTGCGGCGAACTCCGTTCTACGCTTAAAGAGAAGGCTCGTGCTCGTTATCCGTGAGACACCCCTAGGAATTGCAGAGATAGAGAATATGCTTAAAGCCGCAATTAGGGGGGCAGTGATATTACCTGCATCACCAGGATTCTATACTAAGCCTAAGAGCATTGACGACTTGATAAACTTTATTGTAGGTAAGGTACTGGACGTCCTAAACCTAGAACATAATTTGTATAAACGATGGGGGGAATAG
- the endA gene encoding tRNA-intron lyase, which translates to MASSEVLEKKRIKGRLLGLRVIIFDVEAAQSLYKAGFYGKPLGIPKPRSVDFNAPLELSLVEALYLLENNIIEIIDENNNKVDKNSLIKRAESMVPRFRLIYKVYKELRDQGYIVRSGLKFGADFAVYEKGPGIEHAPYLVHVLNALESIDPLDIVRAGRLSHSVRKAFIIAIAGPGETKTRYLMFRWSKL; encoded by the coding sequence TTGGCTTCCAGCGAGGTATTAGAGAAGAAGAGGATAAAGGGCAGACTTCTAGGATTGCGTGTTATAATATTTGATGTTGAGGCGGCTCAAAGTCTCTATAAGGCGGGATTCTATGGTAAGCCTCTCGGTATACCTAAACCAAGGAGCGTGGATTTTAATGCTCCTCTCGAACTCAGTCTTGTTGAAGCCTTATATCTCCTAGAAAATAATATTATTGAAATAATCGATGAAAATAACAATAAGGTTGACAAAAATAGTCTGATTAAACGAGCCGAGTCCATGGTGCCGAGATTTAGACTGATATATAAGGTATACAAAGAGCTTAGGGATCAAGGCTATATTGTACGCTCGGGGCTCAAGTTCGGAGCAGATTTCGCCGTCTATGAAAAAGGGCCAGGCATAGAGCATGCTCCATACCTTGTACATGTACTCAATGCACTGGAATCTATAGATCCTTTAGATATAGTTAGAGCTGGAAGACTGAGCCATAGTGTACGAAAAGCATTTATAATAGCGATTGCAGGTCCCGGTGAAACCAAGACGAGGTACTTAATGTTTAGGTGGAGCAAGCTCTAA
- a CDS encoding DUF47 domain-containing protein: protein MAEYYDYDLERRKQRSLAEENLNEQLLGMVRTVRQPVMLVYDAISRLSEGKTEELGKLYEEVKSLKDRIENMKEDILSYLARLGDLLVTNNLYRDIFLNITRVAQVIEGITYRAYLLASNVNKTFSREILDDLIKMTDKIRQEYLSLENAVENLTTNPKKSYEISQNVSSVEDEIDSLYRKLTYSIYRELRDDLVTLMLFRDIIDMVEDLADLLRDLSEDIKFLALFQAMKA, encoded by the coding sequence TTGGCTGAGTATTATGACTATGATCTTGAGCGGCGTAAGCAGCGCTCGCTTGCAGAGGAGAATCTAAATGAGCAGCTACTTGGAATGGTTAGAACCGTGCGTCAACCAGTAATGCTCGTTTATGACGCAATAAGTAGACTTAGTGAGGGAAAAACCGAGGAGCTTGGCAAACTCTATGAAGAGGTGAAGAGTCTTAAAGATAGAATTGAGAACATGAAAGAGGATATTCTATCATACCTTGCTAGATTAGGTGACCTATTAGTAACAAATAATCTGTACAGGGATATATTCCTTAACATAACGCGCGTAGCTCAAGTAATTGAAGGAATAACCTATCGCGCATATCTTCTTGCATCAAACGTAAACAAGACATTTAGCAGAGAAATACTTGATGATCTGATTAAAATGACGGACAAGATTAGACAGGAATATTTATCTCTCGAAAACGCTGTAGAAAACTTGACAACAAATCCAAAGAAGAGCTATGAAATATCTCAAAATGTCTCGAGTGTAGAGGACGAAATTGATTCACTCTATCGCAAGTTAACATATAGTATATATCGTGAACTAAGAGATGACCTTGTGACACTAATGCTCTTCAGAGATATAATAGACATGGTTGAAGATCTTGCTGATCTCTTAAGAGACTTATCCGAGGATATAAAATTCCTTGCATTGTTCCAGGCAATGAAAGCGTAA